A genomic window from Chitinophaga pollutisoli includes:
- a CDS encoding OmpA family protein, with the protein MWELGFHGGYHFIQGDVSALPGFGGGISLRKALGHTFSVRAEYTGSFDYGLDYQLKPTIAAGGINPWGATAAANGGRIVPNYKTATHQVSLDFIASLSNILFYKAQPKVNWYVLGGYGLMLADVDVDALNESGAAYNYSSIDFSRKKKDIRKDLKDFYDRKYEQNAPNQGNRVQIGRKDENQLLRHALNVGTGIAFKVSKRFNIGIEEKITLPFDDYLDGYTAGAYDKSNDFLSYTSVRLNFNLGNPNKRVEPLWWVNPLDFAYNELNSPRRMKLPAPVLPDADGDGVTDQFDREPNTPAGAPVDTHGVAKDTDGDGVPDYKDKQLITPTYCFPVDADGVGKCPDPECCKNRVEVTCATLVFPSVSFKGSTTKVSSENEAILSSVANTLRSNPSCNILVTGHAGAKGKKGGVDLSSRRVDAVIDYLAEKQGIDRGRFIKQNTPGDAGTVDLNPAN; encoded by the coding sequence ATGTGGGAACTCGGTTTCCATGGTGGCTACCACTTCATTCAAGGCGACGTATCCGCTCTGCCTGGTTTCGGTGGCGGTATCTCTCTGAGAAAAGCCCTCGGCCACACGTTCTCCGTGAGAGCTGAATATACCGGTTCTTTCGATTACGGTCTGGATTATCAGCTGAAACCGACGATCGCTGCTGGTGGCATCAACCCCTGGGGCGCAACTGCAGCAGCTAACGGTGGCAGAATCGTTCCCAACTACAAAACCGCAACGCACCAGGTATCTCTGGACTTCATCGCTTCCCTCAGCAACATCCTGTTCTACAAGGCGCAGCCTAAAGTTAACTGGTATGTACTGGGTGGTTATGGCCTGATGCTGGCAGACGTTGACGTTGACGCTTTGAACGAAAGCGGTGCAGCTTACAACTATTCTTCGATCGACTTTAGTCGTAAGAAAAAAGACATCCGTAAAGACCTGAAGGATTTCTACGATCGTAAATACGAGCAAAACGCTCCGAACCAGGGTAACCGCGTTCAGATCGGCCGTAAAGACGAGAACCAACTCCTCCGTCACGCTCTGAACGTAGGTACTGGTATCGCCTTCAAAGTGTCCAAACGCTTTAACATCGGTATCGAAGAAAAAATCACCCTGCCCTTCGACGACTATCTGGACGGTTACACCGCCGGTGCGTACGACAAGAGCAATGATTTCCTGTCTTACACCAGCGTTCGCCTGAACTTCAACCTGGGTAATCCCAACAAACGCGTTGAACCCCTCTGGTGGGTTAATCCCCTGGATTTCGCCTACAACGAGCTCAACAGCCCCCGTCGTATGAAACTGCCGGCTCCCGTACTGCCTGACGCTGATGGCGACGGTGTTACCGACCAGTTCGACCGCGAACCCAACACTCCCGCTGGTGCTCCTGTTGACACGCATGGTGTAGCAAAAGACACTGACGGCGACGGCGTTCCTGACTACAAAGACAAACAACTCATCACTCCGACCTACTGCTTCCCTGTTGACGCTGACGGTGTAGGCAAATGCCCGGATCCTGAGTGCTGCAAAAACCGCGTTGAAGTAACCTGCGCAACCCTGGTATTCCCCAGCGTTTCCTTCAAAGGTTCTACTACCAAGGTTTCTTCTGAAAACGAAGCTATCCTGAGCAGCGTGGCTAACACCCTCCGTTCCAACCCCTCCTGCAACATCCTGGTTACCGGCCACGCTGGTGCCAAAGGCAAGAAAGGTGGTGTTGACCTGAGCAGCCGCCGCGTTGACGCAGTGATCGACTACCTCGCTGAAAAACAAGGTATCGACCGCGGTCGCTTCATCAAACAAAACACTCCTGGCGACGCTGGTACCGTGGATCTGAATCCCGCTAACTAA